One stretch of Gopherus flavomarginatus isolate rGopFla2 chromosome 2, rGopFla2.mat.asm, whole genome shotgun sequence DNA includes these proteins:
- the LOC127044852 gene encoding low molecular weight neuronal intermediate filament-like, which yields MSYGSDLLYPPSSYKKIFGETSRLSSRVYSSSSAPRAAGYRAHHARDSYPSSYRKLAVPSSVDHLELLSQSSAVSNELKIVRTNEKEQLQGLNDRFVTYIEKVHQLEQHNRLLEAEVSLLRQRQAEPSRLQQLYEQEIRELRAKVEELRHERDEAQLESQQLAQGLQRLREQCQEEARRREEAELALREYRKDVDHATLARLELEKKVESLLDEIAFLRKVHEEEVAELQASLQDAQVSVEVDVSKPDLTAALKEIRMQYEVLSARNQQSAEEWYKSKFANFTEEAARSSDSIRQAKEEITEYRRQLQARNIEIEALRNANESLERQLQEAEERSNGEIHNLQETINQLENALRTTKGEMARHLREYQDLLNVKMALDIEIAAYRKLLEGEETRLSTVSSGNTFGLGYTFSSSPFSGAKAFSTSTVTVRREEKRDLQESIKDPRLPEELKTAEEDQPGEEKAETIPAKN from the exons ATGAGCTACGGCAGCGACCTGctctacccaccctcctcctatAAGAAGATCTTCGGGGAAACCTCTCGCCTCTCCAGCAGAGTTTACAGCAGCTCGTCTGCTCCCCGGGCTGCCGGCTACCGCGCCCACCATGCCAGGGACTCCTACCCCTCCTCCTATCGCAAGCTGGCCGTGCCCAGTTCCGTGGACCACCTggagctgctctcccagtccAGCGCGGTGAGCAACGAGCTGAAAATCGTGCGCACCAACGAGaaggagcagctgcaggggctcaacgaCCGCTTCGTGACCTACATCGAGAAGGTGCACCAGCTGGAGCAGCACAACCGGCTGCTGGAGGCCGAGGTCTCCCTGCTGCGCCAGCGCCAGGCGGAGCCCTCCCGCCTGCAACAGCTCTACGAGCAGGAGATCCGCGAGCTGCGCGCCAAGGTGGAGGAACTGCGCCACGAGCGGGACGAGGCGCAGCTGGAGAGCCAGCAGCTGGCGCAGGGGCTGCAGCGCCTGcgggagcagtgccaggaggaggCGCGCCGGCGGGAGGAAGCCGAGCTGGCCCTGCGCGAGTACAGGAAGGACGTGGACCACGCCACCCTGGCCCGGCTGGAGCTGGAGAAGAAGGTGGAGTCGCTGCTGGACGAGATCGCCTTCCTCCGGAAGGTGCACGAGGAGGAGGTGGCGGAGCTGCAAGCCTCGCTGCAGGATGCGCAG GTTTCGGTGGAGGTGGATGTGAGCAAGCCTGATCTCACGGCCGCCTTGAAGGAGATCCGCATGCAGTACGAGGTCCTTTCTGCCCGGAACCAGCAGTCCGCCGAAGAGTGGTACAAATCTAAATTCGCCAACTTCACTGAGGAGGCAGCTCGCAGCAGTGACAGCATCCGCCAGGCCAAGGAGGAGATCACGGAGTACCGGCGCCAGCTGCAGGCCCGTAACATCGAGATCGAGGCTCTGAGGAATGCCAATGAGTCCCtggagaggcagctgcaggaagcagaggagaggagcAATGGGGAGATCCATAATCTgcag GAGACTATTAACCAGCTTGAAAATGCTCTAAGGACGACCAAGGGAGAGATGGCTCGTCACCTCCGAGAGTACCAAGACCTGCTGAATGTGAAGATGGCCCTGGATATTGAAATAGCTGCATACAG gaAATTACTGGAAGGGGAGGAAACGCGGCTAAGCACTGTCAGCAGCGGGAACACCTTCGGCCTTGGCTACACGTTCTCATCTAGCCCTTTCTCTGGTGCAAAAGCCTTTTCTACCAGCACAGTCACtgtcaggagggaggagaagcgagACCTGCAGGAAAGCATCAAGGATCCCAGACTTCCAGAGGAGCTGAAGACTGCTGAGGAAGATCAGCCCGGAGAAGAAAAGGCTGAAACCATCCCAGCCAAGAACTAA